The following proteins are co-located in the Agromyces laixinhei genome:
- the infC gene encoding translation initiation factor IF-3, with product MSDPRTNDRIRVPEVRLVGPAGEQVGVVKIEVALRLAQEADLDLVEVAPNSKPPVAKIMDYGKFKYEAAQKAKEARRNQANTILKEVRFRLKIDKHDYETKMKRAIGFLKAGDKVKAMILFRGREQSRPEMGVRLLQRFAEDVVEYGTVEHNPTIDGRNMVMVIGPLKNKSEAKAEANAQRAAAKARPAADAPGDGDAQTAEPSKG from the coding sequence ATCAGCGATCCCCGTACAAACGACCGTATCCGCGTCCCTGAGGTTCGTCTCGTGGGCCCTGCCGGAGAGCAGGTCGGCGTCGTGAAGATCGAGGTGGCCCTGCGGCTCGCGCAGGAGGCCGATCTCGATCTCGTCGAGGTCGCTCCGAACTCGAAGCCGCCGGTCGCGAAGATCATGGACTACGGCAAGTTCAAGTACGAGGCTGCGCAGAAGGCGAAAGAGGCCCGGCGCAACCAGGCGAACACGATCCTCAAAGAGGTGCGGTTCCGTCTCAAGATCGACAAGCACGACTACGAGACCAAGATGAAGCGCGCCATCGGCTTCCTGAAGGCCGGCGACAAGGTCAAGGCGATGATCCTCTTCCGCGGTCGCGAGCAGTCGCGTCCCGAGATGGGCGTGCGCCTGCTCCAGCGCTTCGCGGAAGACGTGGTCGAGTACGGCACGGTCGAGCACAACCCCACGATCGACGGCCGCAACATGGTCATGGTCATCGGGCCCCTCAAGAACAAGTCCGAGGCCAAGGCCGAGGCGAATGCACAGCGTGCTGCGGCGAAGGCGCGACCGGCGGCGGATGCCCCGGGCGACGGCGACGCGCAGACGGCCGAGCCCAGCAAGGGCTGA
- a CDS encoding DUF1844 domain-containing protein, with amino-acid sequence MNSSSDETTVEGATRDIAEVPAVEIITTAAVHLMSAAAVKVGLAEDPEEQIDLDEARKLINALAGLITAGAPEISDMHARSLRDGLRSLQLAFREASVVPDPIGKGPGEKWTGPVN; translated from the coding sequence GTGAACAGTAGTTCAGACGAGACCACGGTCGAGGGCGCCACCCGCGACATCGCCGAGGTTCCCGCAGTCGAGATCATCACGACCGCAGCAGTGCACCTCATGAGCGCCGCCGCCGTGAAGGTCGGGCTCGCAGAAGACCCCGAGGAGCAGATCGACCTCGACGAGGCGCGCAAGCTCATCAACGCCCTCGCCGGGCTCATCACGGCCGGCGCGCCCGAGATCAGCGACATGCACGCGCGAAGCCTGCGCGACGGACTCCGTTCGCTGCAGCTCGCATTCCGTGAGGCATCCGTGGTTCCCGACCCGATCGGCAAGGGGCCCGGCGAGAAGTGGACCGGTCCGGTCAACTGA
- a CDS encoding DNA-formamidopyrimidine glycosylase family protein: MPEGDTVFQAARVLEAALAGHTITRTDFRVPALAEVDLAGLPVHSVGSRGKHVLLRIGDIVVHSHLKMEGEWRVFRPGEPWRRPAWQARAIVEVPEASAVGFDLGTLELFGAAEEAERLLYLGPDLLGADWDAAEAVRRLASVPETPIAVALAEQRNLAGLGNVYVNEVCFLRGILPTRPVGQVELDPVVALAVRVIRANRDRAVRTTTGDTRRGRRLWVHGRAGEACRRCGALIEHGRLGRTEIELRESWWCPNCQR, translated from the coding sequence ATGCCCGAGGGTGACACCGTCTTTCAAGCCGCACGCGTGCTCGAGGCGGCCCTCGCCGGCCACACGATAACGCGCACCGACTTCCGGGTGCCCGCGCTCGCCGAGGTCGATCTGGCGGGCCTGCCGGTGCATTCCGTCGGCAGTCGCGGCAAACACGTGCTGTTGCGCATCGGCGACATCGTCGTGCACTCGCATCTGAAGATGGAGGGGGAGTGGCGGGTGTTCCGCCCCGGTGAACCGTGGCGGCGACCGGCCTGGCAGGCGCGCGCGATCGTCGAGGTACCGGAGGCCTCGGCCGTCGGCTTCGACCTCGGCACCCTCGAGCTGTTCGGCGCGGCCGAGGAGGCCGAGCGTCTCCTATACCTCGGCCCCGACCTGCTCGGGGCCGACTGGGACGCCGCGGAGGCGGTGCGCCGACTCGCGAGCGTGCCCGAGACGCCCATCGCGGTCGCCCTCGCCGAGCAGCGCAACCTCGCGGGGCTCGGCAACGTCTACGTCAACGAGGTGTGCTTCCTCCGCGGCATCCTGCCGACCCGGCCGGTCGGGCAGGTCGAACTCGATCCCGTCGTGGCGCTCGCTGTGCGCGTCATCCGTGCCAATCGCGATCGTGCGGTGCGCACGACGACCGGCGACACGCGTCGAGGCCGCCGGCTCTGGGTCCACGGCCGAGCCGGTGAGGCGTGCCGCCGCTGCGGCGCGCTCATCGAACACGGCAGGCTCGGGCGCACCGAGATCGAGCTGCGCGAGTCGTGGTGGTGCCCGAACTGCCAGCGTTGA
- a CDS encoding ATP-dependent helicase, producing MPEVNGDPPEALAAFSPATRAWFTESFSAPTTVQNGAWQAISRGDHSLVVAPTGSGKTLAAFLWAIDRLHRERAEAASTGTRVIYLSPLKALGVDVERNLRAPLVGIARTAAAHGTTVPEVSVGVRSGDTLPAERRRLVAHPPEILITTPESFFLMLTSAARETLRGVQTVIVDEIHALAGTKRGSHLALSLERLDELTAEPVQRIGLSATVRPHEEVARFLGGTRAVTIVAPPSGKRFDLRVTVPVDDLSDLAGETGAGTVWPHVEEAILDEVLAHRSTIVFANSRRLAERLTARLNELWAERAAGPIAAPVASVEVPVTASAEVAVEASSVPAAARRSPAEAVGASGVTGGAAPVIARSHHGSVSKEERALVEDDLKSGRLRCVVATSSLELGIDMGAVDLVMQVESPPSVASGLQRLGRAGHQVGEVSKGLIFPKHRADVLHSAVVAERMIGGAIEELRIPANPLDVLAQQTIAATALDEWDVEAWFELVRRAAPYAALPRSAFDATLDLLAGRYPSDRFGELRARIVWDRDAGTISGRRGAQRLAVTSGGTIPDRGLFGVFMVGEAGPGRRVGELDEEMVYESRVGDVFALGATSWRIQEITHDRVLVAPAFGEPGRLPFWRGDGIGRPAELGAAIGGFIAELSGAPASDALARSRAAGLDERAATNLVKFIEDQRAATRVVPDATNLVVERFRDELGDWRIVLHSPYGMRVHAPWALAIGARVREQSGVDSNAVASDDGIVLRMPDTGDDPPGAELFAFEPAELTELVTTNVGGSALFAARFRECAARALILPRSNPGKRSPLWQQRQRASQLLEVARDFPEFPMVLEAVRECLQDVYDLPALTRLAERIDRRELRFVDVTTESPSPFASSLLFGYVGAFMYEGDAPLAERRAAALSLDPALLAELLGTVELRELLDPDVVDEVERMLQRLHPDRVARGGEGVADLLSDLGPLTAAELAARVDDETDAAAALAELVAARRAAPVRFAGESWFVAVEDVSRLRDALGVPIPPGLPEAFGEAVRDPLGDLVARFARTHGPFTAQTVAARFGIGHVVASAALARLGAERRVVEGEFLPHGSGMEWCDSGVLRRIRRRSLAALRNEVESVEPREFARFLPGWQQVGGGLGGVDGVAAVVEQLEGARIPASAWEAYVLPARVADYRPGMLDELTAAGEVLWAGTGSLGADDGWISLHLAETAELTLPPPAAAPLDPLESELIAVLGGGGGYFFRQLSEAVGAAGLDADGDRALADALWRLAWAGLVTNDTFAPVRGLLTGGGAHKTTAPTPRARLRAGSLSRRSLAATVQAGRTATARANPPRAAGRWSVLPLASSAATPRAHALGEALLERYGIVTRGSVMAEAHVGGFALAYRTLSGFEDSGRVRRGYFIDGQGGAQFATGAAVDRLRAAPKGEAVALAATDPANPFGAALDWPELPGESAHRPGRKAGAFVAIVDGEAVLYLERGGRTTLVFTEDEAALVAATAALAAALIRGRTERLRVETVNGGGVFGSVLDRPLRAAGFRETPRGLRFDARG from the coding sequence ATGCCCGAGGTGAACGGAGACCCGCCTGAGGCGCTCGCCGCGTTCTCGCCGGCGACGCGGGCGTGGTTCACCGAGTCGTTCAGCGCCCCCACGACCGTGCAGAACGGCGCGTGGCAGGCGATCTCGCGGGGCGACCACTCGCTCGTCGTGGCGCCGACGGGCTCTGGCAAGACCCTCGCCGCGTTCCTCTGGGCGATCGACCGGCTGCACCGCGAGAGGGCCGAGGCGGCCTCGACCGGCACCCGCGTCATCTACCTCTCACCGTTGAAGGCGCTCGGCGTCGACGTCGAACGCAACCTCAGGGCGCCGCTCGTGGGCATCGCCCGAACCGCTGCGGCCCATGGCACCACGGTGCCCGAGGTCTCGGTGGGGGTGCGTTCCGGTGACACGCTGCCGGCCGAGCGGCGCCGGCTCGTGGCGCATCCGCCCGAGATCCTCATCACGACGCCCGAGTCGTTCTTCCTCATGCTCACCTCGGCGGCCCGTGAGACGCTTCGCGGGGTGCAGACGGTCATCGTCGATGAGATCCACGCGCTCGCGGGAACGAAGCGGGGTTCGCATCTCGCGCTCTCGCTCGAACGGCTCGACGAGCTGACCGCCGAGCCCGTGCAGCGCATCGGGTTGTCGGCGACCGTGCGGCCGCACGAAGAGGTGGCGCGATTCCTCGGGGGCACGCGGGCGGTCACGATCGTGGCGCCGCCGTCGGGCAAGCGGTTCGACCTGCGGGTCACCGTGCCGGTCGACGACCTCTCCGACCTCGCCGGAGAGACCGGGGCGGGCACGGTGTGGCCGCACGTCGAAGAGGCGATCCTCGACGAGGTGCTCGCGCATCGCTCGACGATCGTCTTCGCGAACTCCCGGCGCCTGGCCGAGCGGTTGACCGCACGGCTCAACGAGTTGTGGGCCGAGCGCGCTGCGGGGCCGATCGCGGCGCCGGTGGCGTCGGTCGAGGTGCCGGTGACGGCCTCGGCCGAGGTGGCCGTCGAGGCGTCCAGCGTGCCTGCGGCAGCGCGGCGATCGCCCGCCGAGGCGGTCGGTGCTTCGGGCGTCACGGGCGGAGCGGCGCCCGTGATCGCCCGATCGCATCACGGTTCGGTGAGCAAAGAAGAGCGGGCCCTCGTCGAAGACGACCTCAAGTCGGGTCGGCTGCGCTGCGTCGTCGCGACCTCGAGCCTCGAACTCGGTATCGACATGGGCGCCGTCGACCTCGTCATGCAGGTGGAGTCTCCGCCATCGGTCGCGAGCGGCCTGCAGCGGCTCGGCCGGGCCGGGCACCAGGTCGGCGAGGTGTCGAAGGGCCTGATCTTCCCGAAGCACCGCGCCGATGTGCTGCATTCCGCGGTCGTCGCCGAACGCATGATCGGCGGGGCGATCGAAGAGCTCCGCATCCCCGCGAACCCGCTCGACGTGCTCGCGCAGCAGACCATCGCGGCGACAGCACTCGACGAGTGGGACGTCGAGGCGTGGTTCGAGCTCGTGCGCCGCGCCGCGCCCTATGCCGCGCTGCCCCGGTCGGCCTTCGACGCGACGCTCGACCTGCTCGCGGGGCGCTACCCATCCGATCGCTTCGGCGAGTTGCGCGCACGCATCGTCTGGGACCGCGACGCCGGCACGATCTCCGGCCGCCGCGGGGCGCAGCGCCTCGCGGTCACGAGCGGCGGCACGATCCCCGACCGGGGCCTGTTCGGCGTGTTCATGGTCGGAGAGGCCGGGCCGGGTCGCCGTGTCGGCGAACTCGATGAGGAGATGGTCTACGAGTCCCGCGTCGGCGACGTGTTCGCGCTCGGCGCCACGAGCTGGCGCATCCAAGAGATCACGCACGATCGCGTGCTCGTCGCTCCGGCGTTCGGGGAGCCCGGGCGGCTCCCGTTCTGGAGAGGCGACGGCATCGGCCGCCCGGCCGAGCTCGGGGCGGCGATCGGCGGCTTCATCGCCGAACTCTCGGGCGCACCGGCATCCGACGCCCTCGCTCGCAGCCGCGCTGCCGGGCTCGACGAGCGCGCCGCGACGAATCTCGTGAAGTTCATCGAAGACCAGCGCGCCGCCACCCGGGTGGTTCCCGACGCGACCAACCTCGTGGTCGAGCGCTTCCGCGACGAGCTCGGCGACTGGCGCATCGTGCTGCACTCGCCCTACGGCATGCGCGTGCACGCACCGTGGGCCCTCGCCATCGGGGCGCGGGTGCGCGAACAGAGCGGCGTCGACTCGAACGCCGTCGCGAGCGACGACGGCATCGTGCTGCGCATGCCCGACACCGGCGATGACCCGCCGGGGGCCGAACTGTTCGCGTTCGAACCGGCCGAACTCACCGAGCTGGTCACGACCAATGTCGGCGGTTCGGCGCTCTTCGCCGCCCGATTCCGCGAGTGCGCCGCGCGGGCGCTCATCCTGCCGCGTTCGAACCCCGGCAAGCGGTCGCCCCTCTGGCAGCAGCGCCAGCGGGCCTCGCAACTGCTCGAGGTCGCCCGCGACTTCCCCGAGTTCCCGATGGTGCTCGAGGCCGTGCGCGAGTGCCTGCAAGACGTCTACGACCTGCCGGCCCTGACCCGGCTCGCTGAACGCATCGACCGCCGCGAGCTGCGATTCGTCGACGTCACGACCGAGTCGCCGAGTCCGTTCGCCTCGAGCCTGCTCTTCGGGTACGTGGGCGCGTTCATGTACGAGGGCGATGCGCCGCTCGCCGAGCGGCGTGCTGCCGCACTCTCGCTCGACCCCGCGCTCCTCGCCGAGCTGCTCGGCACCGTCGAGCTGCGCGAGCTTCTCGACCCCGACGTGGTCGACGAGGTCGAGCGCATGCTCCAGCGTCTCCATCCCGACCGTGTCGCGCGCGGTGGCGAGGGGGTCGCCGATCTGCTGAGCGACCTCGGGCCGCTCACGGCCGCCGAGCTCGCGGCGCGGGTCGACGACGAGACGGATGCCGCTGCGGCCCTGGCCGAGCTCGTCGCCGCGCGCCGCGCGGCTCCGGTGCGATTCGCGGGTGAATCGTGGTTCGTCGCCGTCGAAGACGTGAGCAGGCTGCGCGATGCGCTCGGCGTGCCGATCCCGCCGGGGCTCCCCGAGGCGTTCGGCGAGGCGGTGCGCGACCCGCTCGGCGATCTCGTGGCCCGCTTCGCACGCACCCACGGGCCGTTCACCGCCCAGACCGTGGCGGCGCGCTTCGGCATCGGGCACGTCGTGGCATCCGCTGCTCTTGCACGGCTCGGCGCAGAGCGCCGTGTGGTCGAGGGGGAGTTCCTCCCGCACGGTTCCGGCATGGAATGGTGCGACAGCGGGGTGCTGCGGCGCATCCGGCGCCGTTCGCTCGCGGCACTCCGCAATGAGGTCGAATCTGTCGAGCCGCGGGAGTTCGCCCGTTTCCTGCCGGGTTGGCAGCAGGTCGGCGGCGGGCTCGGCGGCGTCGATGGCGTCGCGGCGGTGGTCGAGCAACTCGAGGGTGCGCGCATCCCCGCCTCGGCATGGGAGGCGTACGTACTGCCTGCCAGGGTCGCCGACTACCGGCCCGGAATGCTCGATGAGCTGACGGCGGCCGGGGAGGTGCTCTGGGCGGGCACGGGGTCGCTCGGCGCCGACGACGGCTGGATCAGCCTGCACCTCGCCGAGACGGCCGAGCTCACACTGCCGCCGCCTGCTGCAGCACCGCTCGATCCGCTCGAATCCGAGCTCATCGCGGTGCTCGGCGGCGGGGGAGGCTACTTCTTCCGGCAGTTGTCCGAGGCGGTCGGTGCCGCTGGGCTCGATGCCGACGGCGACCGTGCGTTAGCCGATGCGCTCTGGCGCCTCGCCTGGGCGGGGCTCGTCACCAATGACACCTTCGCACCGGTGCGCGGCCTGTTGACCGGCGGGGGAGCCCACAAGACCACGGCGCCGACCCCGCGGGCCCGGCTGCGGGCGGGTTCGCTCTCGCGACGCTCGCTCGCGGCGACTGTGCAGGCCGGGCGCACAGCCACGGCCCGAGCCAATCCCCCGAGGGCTGCCGGCCGATGGTCGGTGCTGCCGCTCGCCAGCTCGGCGGCAACACCGCGGGCCCACGCGCTCGGCGAAGCACTCCTCGAGCGCTACGGCATCGTGACCCGTGGGTCCGTCATGGCCGAGGCGCACGTCGGCGGCTTCGCGCTCGCCTATCGCACGCTCTCGGGCTTCGAGGATTCAGGCCGCGTGCGGCGCGGGTACTTCATCGACGGTCAGGGCGGGGCCCAGTTCGCGACGGGCGCGGCCGTCGACCGTCTCCGCGCTGCGCCGAAGGGCGAGGCCGTCGCGCTCGCGGCAACCGATCCGGCCAATCCGTTCGGCGCCGCCCTCGACTGGCCCGAGCTTCCCGGTGAGAGCGCGCATCGACCGGGCCGCAAGGCCGGCGCCTTCGTCGCGATCGTCGACGGCGAGGCCGTGCTCTACCTCGAACGCGGCGGGCGCACGACCCTCGTCTTCACCGAAGACGAGGCGGCGCTCGTGGCGGCGACCGCTGCGCTCGCCGCAGCGCTCATCCGAGGCCGCACCGAACGGCTCCGAGTCGAGACGGTGAACGGCGGCGGAGTCTTCGGCTCGGTGCTCGACCGGCCGCTCCGCGCGGCCGGGTTCCGCGAGACGCCGAGGGGGCTTCGCTTCGATGCCCGAGGGTGA
- a CDS encoding pyridoxal phosphate-dependent decarboxylase family protein, with translation MHDANTTTGGIGESVPAADASYDEVVAAAAGHALGWLSGVRERAIPPHASADDIKDRLGRELPQVGEPDLEVIARLAEGVEPGLIAIGSPRFYGWVIGGTQPVALGADWLVSAWDQNTGLRAITPGAVAVEELAGEWLLDLFGLPAQCDVGFTTGATMAQFSCMAAARGDVLRRAGWDVEADGLAGGPAVRYIAGEERHGTMDLAARYLGLGAPVTVPADEQGCIGVEALAAVLAEEDRPAIVALQAGNIHSGGFDDFAAAITVAHAAGAWVHVDGAFGLWAAASPRLRHLTSGFEAADSWSTDAHKTLNVPYDCGIAIVRDPAAMRHALGMHASYLQSTAVGSDPQEKAPELSRRARGVPTWAVLRSLGRDGVAELVDGLAEAARGIADGVGALPGVEVLNEVVFTQVCIALDTDEATAALSERLWNDGEVLAMTSRWHGRTVVRFSVSNWRTDAAEVRRTVDAVARALVGLEAEAPPIG, from the coding sequence ATGCATGATGCGAACACGACGACCGGTGGCATCGGCGAAAGCGTTCCAGCAGCGGATGCCTCGTACGACGAGGTCGTCGCAGCAGCGGCCGGTCACGCGCTGGGGTGGCTCTCGGGAGTGCGCGAACGAGCGATTCCGCCGCATGCGAGCGCCGACGACATCAAGGACCGCCTCGGGCGAGAACTCCCGCAGGTGGGGGAACCCGATCTCGAGGTCATCGCACGACTCGCCGAGGGCGTCGAGCCCGGGCTCATCGCGATCGGTTCGCCGCGCTTCTACGGCTGGGTGATCGGCGGCACGCAGCCCGTCGCGCTCGGCGCCGACTGGCTCGTCTCCGCGTGGGACCAGAACACCGGGCTCCGGGCGATCACACCGGGAGCGGTCGCCGTCGAAGAGCTCGCCGGCGAGTGGTTGCTCGATCTCTTCGGCCTGCCGGCGCAGTGCGATGTCGGATTCACGACCGGCGCCACGATGGCGCAGTTCTCCTGCATGGCGGCAGCGCGCGGCGACGTGCTTCGCCGAGCCGGGTGGGACGTCGAAGCTGATGGGCTCGCGGGCGGCCCGGCAGTGCGGTACATCGCCGGCGAGGAGCGCCACGGCACGATGGACCTCGCGGCCCGGTACCTCGGCCTGGGGGCGCCGGTCACGGTGCCGGCCGATGAGCAGGGGTGCATCGGCGTCGAGGCCCTGGCCGCGGTGCTCGCGGAAGAGGATCGCCCGGCGATCGTCGCGCTGCAGGCCGGCAACATCCACTCGGGCGGGTTCGACGACTTCGCTGCCGCGATCACGGTCGCCCACGCGGCGGGCGCATGGGTGCACGTCGACGGTGCGTTCGGTCTCTGGGCGGCGGCGTCGCCGAGGCTCCGACACCTGACGTCGGGCTTCGAGGCCGCCGATTCCTGGTCGACCGACGCCCACAAGACCCTGAACGTGCCCTACGACTGCGGCATCGCGATCGTGCGCGACCCCGCCGCGATGCGGCACGCGCTCGGCATGCACGCGAGCTACCTGCAATCCACCGCCGTCGGTTCCGATCCGCAGGAGAAGGCGCCCGAGCTGTCGCGACGCGCCCGCGGCGTTCCGACCTGGGCGGTGCTCCGCTCCCTCGGCCGTGACGGCGTCGCCGAACTCGTGGACGGCCTCGCCGAAGCCGCGCGGGGCATCGCCGACGGCGTCGGGGCGCTGCCAGGCGTCGAGGTGCTGAACGAGGTCGTCTTCACCCAGGTGTGCATCGCCCTCGACACCGACGAGGCGACCGCCGCGCTCAGCGAGCGACTCTGGAACGACGGCGAGGTGCTCGCCATGACCTCGCGATGGCATGGCCGCACGGTGGTGCGCTTCTCGGTGAGCAATTGGCGCACGGATGCCGCAGAGGTGCGCCGCACGGTCGACGCCGTCGCCCGTGCGCTCGTCGGGCTCGAGGCCGAGGCGCCGCCGATCGGGTAG
- a CDS encoding SseB family protein — MTGDAADSAGVPWAGRSFQPNTHAADDGRAPEALVAALDAFRSGEAGQAPVVAEFARSRLLIPLLAEHGDPSADEGEPDGSTAVGAHGLAIDKSQELSIVTVQGPDGRTVLPVFASVEAMSRWNPVARPVPADGVRVALAAADDGTDLIVLDPASPTEFVLRRPAVWSVAQALDWQPPFESPAVGAAFRISIERELAVLDVTLHAGDPTARLTGPELVVRLELVGGLSREQLDAITARLARRWAADDLIATSVDSLTVKLVGSPAG, encoded by the coding sequence GTGACCGGTGATGCGGCCGACTCGGCGGGCGTGCCGTGGGCCGGGCGGTCGTTCCAGCCGAACACGCACGCGGCCGACGACGGCCGCGCGCCCGAGGCGCTCGTCGCCGCGCTCGATGCCTTCCGATCCGGCGAAGCAGGTCAGGCGCCCGTGGTGGCGGAGTTCGCGCGTTCCCGGCTCCTGATCCCGCTGCTCGCCGAACACGGCGACCCCTCGGCAGACGAGGGCGAGCCCGACGGCTCAACCGCGGTCGGGGCCCACGGGCTCGCGATCGACAAGAGCCAGGAGCTCTCGATCGTCACGGTGCAGGGGCCCGACGGGCGCACGGTGCTGCCGGTGTTCGCCTCGGTCGAAGCGATGTCGCGCTGGAACCCCGTTGCGAGGCCCGTTCCGGCCGACGGCGTTCGAGTGGCGCTGGCAGCCGCCGACGACGGTACCGACCTCATCGTGCTCGACCCCGCTTCGCCGACCGAATTCGTGCTGCGCCGCCCCGCGGTGTGGTCGGTCGCGCAGGCGCTCGACTGGCAGCCGCCGTTCGAGTCGCCCGCCGTCGGCGCGGCCTTCCGAATCTCGATCGAGCGGGAGCTCGCCGTGCTCGACGTGACCCTGCATGCGGGTGATCCGACGGCACGCCTGACCGGGCCCGAGCTCGTCGTGCGGCTCGAACTCGTCGGCGGTCTCAGCCGTGAGCAGCTCGACGCGATCACTGCGCGTCTCGCGCGGCGCTGGGCCGCCGACGATCTCATCGCGACCTCGGTGGATTCGCTGACCGTGAAGCTCGTGGGCTCGCCCGCCGGCTGA
- the priA gene encoding bifunctional 1-(5-phosphoribosyl)-5-((5-phosphoribosylamino)methylideneamino)imidazole-4-carboxamide isomerase/phosphoribosylanthranilate isomerase PriA: MSEFNRTARLVLLPAVDVAGGKAVRLTKGEAGTETSYGDPVDAAADWADQGAEWIHLVDLDAAFGRGSNAGVLKRTIRQVRGVNVELSGGIRDDESLEHALEIGAKRINLGTAALENPEWAASVIAQYGEAIAVGLDVRGTTLAARGWTKDGGDLWQVMDRLEEAGAARYVVTDVTKDGTLQGPNLDLLRQVMERTHRPVVASGGISSLDDIVALRELVPLGLEGAIVGKALYAGAFTLVEALDVASQ, encoded by the coding sequence ATGAGTGAATTCAACAGAACCGCCCGCCTCGTGCTGCTCCCTGCGGTCGATGTCGCCGGCGGCAAGGCGGTGCGCCTGACCAAGGGTGAGGCCGGCACCGAGACGAGCTACGGCGACCCCGTCGACGCCGCGGCCGACTGGGCCGATCAGGGTGCCGAGTGGATCCACCTCGTCGACCTCGACGCGGCGTTCGGCCGCGGCTCGAACGCGGGCGTGCTGAAGCGAACCATCCGGCAGGTGCGCGGGGTCAATGTCGAGTTGTCGGGGGGCATTCGCGACGACGAGTCGCTCGAACATGCACTCGAGATCGGCGCCAAGCGCATCAACCTCGGCACCGCGGCGCTCGAGAACCCCGAATGGGCCGCCTCCGTCATCGCCCAGTACGGCGAGGCGATCGCCGTGGGCCTCGACGTGCGCGGCACGACGCTCGCCGCACGCGGCTGGACCAAAGACGGCGGCGACCTCTGGCAGGTCATGGATCGCCTCGAAGAGGCCGGCGCGGCGCGCTACGTCGTGACCGACGTCACCAAAGACGGCACGCTGCAGGGCCCGAACCTCGACCTGCTCCGCCAGGTGATGGAGCGGACCCATCGCCCGGTCGTGGCGTCGGGTGGCATCTCGAGCCTCGATGACATCGTGGCGCTGCGCGAACTCGTTCCGCTCGGCCTCGAGGGCGCGATCGTGGGCAAGGCGCTGTACGCGGGCGCGTTCACACTGGTCGAGGCATTGGATGTCGCTTCCCAGTGA
- the hisH gene encoding imidazole glycerol phosphate synthase subunit HisH, whose translation MTRSRRVVVLDYGSGNVHSAAKALELAGAEVTVTADRTAALEADGLLVPGVGAFKAVMDQLRAVRGEEIIDRRLAGGRAVLGICVGMQVLFEHGVERGVDTEGIGEWPGVVTELPAPVLPHMGWNTVEAGDGSELFAGIEDERFYFVHSFAAQEWLLDVEPPFPEPALTWAEHGGRFLAAVENGPLTATQFHPEKSAEAGIRLLANWIGTLG comes from the coding sequence GTGACCCGCAGCCGTCGTGTCGTCGTGCTCGACTACGGCTCGGGCAACGTGCACTCGGCCGCGAAGGCACTCGAACTCGCCGGTGCTGAAGTCACGGTGACCGCCGACCGAACGGCGGCACTGGAGGCCGACGGACTGCTCGTGCCGGGTGTCGGGGCGTTCAAGGCCGTCATGGATCAGCTGCGCGCGGTGCGCGGCGAAGAGATCATCGACCGCCGACTCGCGGGCGGGCGCGCGGTGCTCGGCATCTGTGTCGGCATGCAGGTGCTGTTCGAGCACGGCGTCGAGCGCGGCGTCGATACCGAGGGCATCGGCGAATGGCCCGGCGTGGTCACCGAGCTCCCGGCGCCGGTGCTGCCGCACATGGGCTGGAACACGGTCGAGGCGGGCGATGGCTCGGAGCTCTTCGCCGGCATCGAAGACGAGCGCTTCTACTTCGTGCACTCGTTCGCAGCACAGGAGTGGCTGCTCGACGTCGAACCGCCGTTTCCCGAACCGGCTCTGACCTGGGCCGAGCACGGCGGCAGATTCCTCGCCGCGGTCGAGAACGGACCGCTGACGGCGACGCAGTTCCACCCCGAGAAGTCGGCCGAGGCGGGCATCCGCCTGCTCGCGAACTGGATCGGAACCCTCGGCTGA